Proteins from a genomic interval of Luteibacter pinisoli:
- a CDS encoding 6-phospho-beta-glucosidase, with amino-acid sequence MNGRTDRKIALVGGGSVRSPLVVFGVNEAAQALGAAEMVLYDPDPARLRVMVDLGKAIVKRFGGELRLRGASSIEDTIEGADFVLNSIRIGGIAGRAADERVAIEHGYPGQETTGPAGVAMGLRTIPAAIEQARLVETLSPDAWLVNFTNPAGLITQAVNDHSKARIVGICDTPTELFHNIARALGEPYEDVECDYVGLNHLGWVRGVRVRGVERIDALLDNDELLRSLYLAPLFDTDMIRTLRLIPTEYLFFYYERQRALANQRRQGGSRGAEIATLNDELFATLSARLAAGQGDEAVDIYAAYLNQRSGSYMKLEAEGGSAFDQGVSLEGDPFRVATGYHRIAIDVMSAVTGAKPAAIVVNTPNRGAVPDLPDADVVETLCDISLDRIEPRPLAPLPDAVAGLVRSVKAYERAAIASVLEGTRLGARKAMLIHPAIGEWTPTSSLLDALLGHVNEDGECLCQGPAHR; translated from the coding sequence GTGAACGGACGTACCGATCGTAAGATCGCCCTGGTTGGCGGGGGCAGCGTTCGCTCGCCCCTGGTGGTATTTGGTGTGAACGAAGCGGCGCAGGCCCTCGGTGCCGCCGAGATGGTGCTGTACGACCCGGACCCGGCCCGCCTGCGCGTGATGGTTGACCTGGGCAAGGCCATCGTGAAGCGCTTTGGCGGCGAGCTGCGCCTGCGTGGCGCGTCGTCCATCGAAGACACCATCGAGGGCGCGGATTTCGTGCTCAACAGCATCCGCATCGGCGGCATCGCCGGGCGTGCGGCGGATGAGCGCGTGGCGATTGAACACGGCTACCCGGGCCAGGAAACCACGGGGCCGGCCGGCGTGGCCATGGGCCTGCGCACCATTCCGGCGGCGATCGAGCAGGCGCGCCTGGTGGAGACGCTTTCGCCGGACGCGTGGCTGGTGAACTTCACCAACCCCGCGGGCCTGATTACCCAGGCGGTGAACGACCACAGCAAGGCACGCATCGTCGGCATCTGTGACACGCCGACGGAGCTGTTCCACAACATCGCCCGCGCGCTCGGCGAGCCCTACGAAGACGTGGAGTGCGATTACGTCGGCCTGAACCACCTGGGCTGGGTGCGCGGCGTGCGCGTGCGCGGCGTGGAACGGATCGACGCGCTGCTCGACAACGACGAGCTGTTGCGCAGCCTGTACCTGGCGCCGCTGTTCGACACGGACATGATCCGCACGTTGCGACTGATCCCCACGGAGTACCTGTTCTTCTACTACGAGCGGCAGCGCGCACTGGCCAACCAGCGTCGCCAGGGTGGCAGCCGTGGGGCCGAAATCGCCACCCTCAACGACGAGTTGTTCGCCACGCTCAGTGCGCGTCTCGCGGCCGGGCAGGGCGATGAAGCGGTGGACATCTATGCCGCTTACCTCAACCAGCGCTCGGGCTCCTACATGAAGCTGGAGGCCGAAGGTGGCTCGGCGTTTGACCAGGGCGTGAGCCTGGAAGGCGACCCGTTCCGCGTGGCGACCGGTTATCACCGCATCGCCATCGACGTGATGAGTGCGGTGACGGGCGCGAAGCCCGCGGCGATCGTGGTGAATACACCTAACCGCGGCGCCGTGCCCGACCTGCCGGACGCGGACGTGGTGGAGACGCTGTGCGACATCTCACTGGACCGGATCGAACCACGCCCGCTTGCGCCGCTGCCCGACGCGGTGGCGGGGCTGGTGCGTTCGGTGAAGGCCTATGAGCGCGCGGCGATCGCGTCGGTGCTGGAAGGCACGCGGCTGGGCGCCCGCAAGGCGATGCTGATCCACCCGGCGATCGGCGAGTGGACCCCGACCTCGAGCCTGCTGGACGCGCTGCTAGGCCACGTCAACGAAGACGGCGAGTGCCTGTGCCAGGGGCCGGCCCACCGGTAA
- a CDS encoding serine hydrolase, with product MLKPLLRGVALSLVTSAALAAAPDAHLQAALQKVADQARPGTLGVLVMDPAAGQSVSVNAGRPYLMMSVFKAPIAAAVLSQVGAGTLTLDRTVHLGPADVVDGSAVPSVGASLKAGPRDVSVDELLHAAVTQSDNTAVDALLRLLGGSPVATRFLASKGVQGIRIDMGEGELARLFDTKGADAVLASHVDSSTLEGAGAFLRKLQAGELLSAGSTQKLLGMMSAQVIPNRIRGGLPAGYQLADKTGTSGTRDGRMAAFNDIGIITAPNGQKRVVVVFLANARATPEQATKWFAEIGRLTAASM from the coding sequence ATGCTCAAGCCCCTCCTGCGCGGCGTCGCGCTATCCCTCGTGACCAGCGCCGCCCTGGCCGCCGCCCCGGACGCCCACCTGCAGGCGGCGCTGCAAAAGGTCGCCGACCAGGCCCGGCCGGGGACGCTTGGCGTGCTGGTGATGGACCCGGCCGCCGGCCAGTCGGTGAGCGTCAACGCCGGCCGGCCGTACCTGATGATGAGCGTGTTCAAGGCACCCATCGCCGCGGCCGTGCTCAGCCAGGTCGGCGCCGGAACGCTCACGCTGGACCGTACCGTGCACCTGGGCCCCGCCGACGTGGTCGACGGCTCCGCCGTGCCGTCCGTCGGCGCGTCGCTGAAGGCCGGCCCGCGCGACGTCAGCGTCGACGAGTTGCTGCATGCCGCGGTGACCCAGAGCGACAACACGGCGGTCGACGCCCTGCTCCGCCTGCTCGGCGGCAGCCCGGTCGCTACGCGGTTCCTTGCATCGAAGGGCGTGCAAGGCATCCGCATCGACATGGGCGAAGGCGAACTCGCGCGGCTGTTCGATACGAAAGGCGCCGATGCCGTCCTCGCCAGCCATGTCGACAGCAGCACGCTCGAGGGCGCCGGCGCCTTCCTGCGCAAGCTCCAGGCCGGCGAGCTGCTGTCGGCAGGCTCGACGCAGAAGCTGCTCGGCATGATGTCGGCACAGGTGATCCCGAACCGGATCCGCGGCGGCCTGCCGGCGGGCTACCAGCTCGCCGACAAGACCGGTACGAGCGGCACGCGTGACGGGCGCATGGCCGCCTTCAACGACATCGGCATCATCACCGCGCCGAACGGCCAGAAACGCGTCGTCGTCGTGTTCCTGGCCAATGCCCGCGCCACGCCGGAGCAGGCCACGAAGTGGTTCGCCGAGATCGGCAGGCTCACCGCCGCCTCGATGTGA